The following coding sequences are from one Veillonella rodentium window:
- a CDS encoding 4Fe-4S binding protein, protein MEEIKFHIDDTCVKCGACAVDCPVQCITEGAVKFIIGKGCISCGDCYSICPVGAVKMVKHNNDKKKDSEN, encoded by the coding sequence ATGGAAGAAATAAAATTCCATATTGATGATACCTGTGTCAAATGTGGCGCCTGTGCTGTAGACTGCCCCGTTCAGTGCATAACGGAAGGTGCTGTTAAGTTTATCATTGGCAAGGGTTGTATCTCCTGCGGGGACTGTTATTCCATCTGTCCCGTAGGGGCCGTTAAAATGGTAAAACATAATAATGATAAGAAAAAAGACAGTGAAAATTAG
- the guaA gene encoding glutamine-hydrolyzing GMP synthase produces the protein MGNREFVIVVDFGGQYNQLIARRVRENHVYCEVYPYNKALEKIKELKPQGIIFTGGPNSVYEENSPKIDKEIFELGIPVLGMCYGMQFMAYTLGGEVKSAENREFGKTPTKVDTTSPLFKGLEEDQVVWMSHVDYVEKVPEGFEIVAHTKDCPVASMQNKERKLYAMQYHAEVLHTEHGKEMLHNFLYEVCGFTGTWTMANYAKTAIEDIRNTVGDGKVLLALSGGVDSSVAAALISKAVGDQLTCIFVDHGLMRKNEGDEVEAAFKDSGMHFIRVDAEKRFLDKLAGLENPEAKRKAIGEEFIRVFEDEGRKIGSVDFLAQGTIYPDVIESGTGEAEVIKSHHNVGGLPAVVDFKGLIEPLRNLFKDEVRELGSELGLADYLVWRQPFPGPGLAIRVMGEITKDKLDILRDADYIFRDEIAKAGLDRSINQYFAVLTSTRTVGVMGDFRTYDYTLALRGVTTTDFMTADWARIPYDVLDTISRRIVNEVQHINRIVYDITSKPPATIEWE, from the coding sequence ATGGGAAACAGGGAATTTGTTATTGTTGTTGACTTCGGAGGTCAGTACAATCAGCTGATCGCTCGCCGCGTTCGTGAAAATCACGTATACTGCGAAGTATATCCATACAACAAAGCATTGGAAAAAATTAAGGAACTGAAACCGCAAGGGATTATCTTTACGGGCGGTCCTAACAGCGTGTACGAAGAAAATTCCCCGAAAATCGACAAGGAGATTTTTGAACTTGGTATTCCTGTCCTCGGCATGTGCTACGGTATGCAATTTATGGCGTATACATTGGGCGGCGAAGTTAAATCTGCGGAAAACCGCGAGTTCGGTAAAACTCCGACTAAGGTGGACACTACATCTCCATTGTTCAAAGGCTTGGAAGAAGACCAAGTTGTGTGGATGTCTCATGTTGACTATGTAGAAAAGGTTCCTGAAGGCTTTGAAATCGTAGCACATACTAAGGATTGCCCTGTTGCATCCATGCAAAATAAAGAACGTAAACTATATGCTATGCAATACCATGCAGAAGTGTTACACACTGAACATGGCAAAGAAATGCTTCACAACTTCTTGTACGAAGTGTGCGGCTTCACAGGCACATGGACAATGGCAAACTATGCAAAAACTGCTATTGAAGACATCCGCAACACTGTAGGCGATGGCAAAGTATTATTGGCATTGTCCGGTGGTGTAGATAGCTCCGTTGCAGCAGCTCTTATTTCTAAAGCTGTAGGTGACCAATTGACTTGTATCTTCGTTGACCACGGTTTAATGCGTAAAAACGAAGGCGACGAAGTAGAAGCAGCTTTCAAAGATTCCGGCATGCATTTCATTCGCGTCGATGCAGAAAAACGTTTCTTAGATAAATTGGCTGGTCTTGAAAATCCAGAAGCTAAGCGTAAAGCTATCGGCGAAGAATTCATCCGCGTATTTGAAGACGAAGGCCGCAAAATCGGTTCCGTTGACTTCTTAGCGCAAGGTACAATCTACCCTGACGTTATTGAGTCCGGTACTGGCGAAGCTGAAGTTATCAAATCTCACCACAACGTAGGTGGCTTGCCTGCAGTGGTAGACTTTAAAGGTCTTATCGAACCATTGCGTAATCTCTTCAAAGACGAAGTGCGTGAACTTGGTTCTGAATTAGGTTTGGCTGATTACCTCGTATGGCGCCAACCATTCCCAGGTCCTGGCCTTGCTATCCGTGTAATGGGCGAAATTACGAAAGATAAACTCGACATCTTGCGTGATGCGGACTACATCTTCCGTGACGAAATTGCAAAAGCTGGCCTTGATCGCAGTATCAACCAATACTTTGCAGTATTAACATCTACACGTACCGTAGGCGTTATGGGTGACTTCCGTACATACGATTACACATTAGCATTGCGCGGCGTAACAACAACAGACTTCATGACTGCTGACTGGGCGCGCATCCCTTACGACGTATTGGACACAATCTCCCGTCGTATCGTAAACGAAGTACAACACATCAACCGTATCGTGTACGATATTACATCTAAACCACCTGCTACGATTGAGTGGGAATAA
- a CDS encoding amidohydrolase, translated as MSRIDTFRSACESFAQDAFTINYTLAKNPEISGREFESVKTIGAALEKHGIPVTYEFCNLPTAFKASAVKVENPQGRLAILCEYDALPEVGHACGHCASGSMSILAALALHKMHEDGAAFTMDIDIIGTPDEEAKGCKVDMCNAGVFKEYDLAIMVHLDGMETRPNSQFLALDCFRAQFHGKPAHAAEEPWNGVNAVNGVQLAIHAMDMLRQQVRPETRIGTWIISGGTASNVIPPFGELEVTVRHTERDYLNGVSRQIQQIFEGAALCTGTTVDYAFYGNSYDSMNQNARGTHLIEEVMEELGIDFKPGPADIGGSSDIGNVSFQCAAFHPKLRLAGEEKVCHSKEFAAAMLDSTIEKTILDGAGIIGGTLLHMMDDPQILADIVAEFREVI; from the coding sequence ATGTCCCGTATCGATACGTTCCGTTCCGCTTGTGAAAGCTTTGCGCAGGATGCTTTCACGATCAACTATACATTGGCGAAGAATCCGGAGATTTCCGGCCGCGAGTTTGAGTCCGTTAAAACCATTGGCGCTGCTCTGGAGAAACACGGTATTCCTGTTACCTATGAATTCTGTAATTTACCGACCGCGTTTAAGGCGTCCGCTGTGAAAGTGGAGAACCCTCAGGGACGTCTGGCGATTCTCTGTGAATATGATGCGCTGCCCGAGGTGGGTCATGCGTGCGGCCATTGCGCCAGCGGGTCCATGAGCATATTGGCGGCGCTAGCGTTACATAAAATGCACGAGGACGGCGCGGCTTTCACCATGGATATCGATATTATCGGGACCCCTGACGAGGAGGCGAAGGGGTGCAAGGTCGATATGTGCAATGCTGGCGTGTTCAAGGAATATGATTTGGCGATTATGGTGCATCTTGATGGAATGGAAACGCGGCCGAACTCGCAGTTTCTCGCCCTTGACTGTTTCCGTGCTCAGTTCCACGGTAAGCCGGCTCATGCGGCAGAGGAGCCTTGGAACGGCGTTAATGCGGTGAACGGTGTGCAGCTGGCGATTCATGCGATGGATATGCTGCGTCAACAGGTGCGGCCGGAAACGCGTATCGGTACATGGATTATTTCCGGCGGTACCGCATCTAACGTGATTCCTCCGTTCGGTGAGCTGGAGGTAACGGTACGTCATACGGAGCGGGATTACCTGAACGGCGTATCCCGGCAGATTCAACAGATCTTTGAAGGGGCGGCGCTCTGTACGGGAACGACCGTGGATTATGCATTTTACGGCAATTCCTATGACAGCATGAATCAGAATGCGCGGGGTACGCATCTCATCGAAGAGGTGATGGAGGAGCTCGGCATTGATTTCAAGCCGGGACCGGCCGATATCGGGGGCAGTTCGGATATCGGTAATGTGAGCTTTCAATGTGCGGCCTTTCATCCTAAACTTCGCCTGGCCGGTGAGGAGAAGGTGTGCCACTCGAAAGAATTTGCAGCGGCCATGCTGGATTCGACCATTGAAAAAACAATCCTCGATGGCGCTGGCATTATCGGTGGAACATTGCTGCATATGATGGATGATCCGCAGATACTGGCGGATATTGTAGCGGAGTTTAGGGAGGTCATATGA
- a CDS encoding DUF4365 domain-containing protein: MANSIEREGVYHCGKLAAHYKWMFREQPIDDVGIDAHMEFTEVNGEVSQLLGLQIKSGQSWFKERKGEYIIFRDISERQYNYWTTNSLPCIIVLYNPDNDECIWEKLTVKTIEKTKGGKGKGFFVKIPLNQLFLDKFSHQSLLAFTKLPEHIMNYNFLLSQKSFMQIIQRGGMIRLHSEEWVNKCSGAGTIELIINDKNGESKYLYPYRFPYTSYTEVFPKLFPWADFIADPDFYQSEDENLWLEENCYYDREEKRWIVWGDSFENFRKKLDPMRSINHYNEVAEYMLILSLNELGKSFLTIDNYVTQSQVYVSARPQNNTL, encoded by the coding sequence ATGGCAAATTCTATTGAACGTGAAGGGGTGTATCATTGTGGGAAACTTGCTGCACATTATAAGTGGATGTTTAGAGAACAACCTATAGATGATGTAGGTATTGATGCTCATATGGAATTTACTGAAGTGAATGGTGAGGTGAGTCAGTTATTAGGGTTGCAAATAAAGTCGGGACAAAGTTGGTTTAAAGAGCGGAAAGGGGAGTATATAATATTTCGAGATATTAGTGAACGCCAATATAATTATTGGACTACTAATTCCCTTCCTTGCATCATAGTTTTATATAATCCTGATAATGATGAGTGTATTTGGGAAAAATTAACAGTTAAAACTATAGAAAAAACAAAAGGAGGTAAAGGAAAAGGTTTTTTCGTTAAAATTCCATTAAATCAATTGTTTTTGGATAAATTTTCACATCAAAGCCTATTGGCTTTTACAAAATTGCCAGAACATATTATGAATTATAATTTTTTACTATCTCAAAAGAGTTTTATGCAGATTATTCAAAGAGGTGGCATGATTAGACTTCACTCTGAAGAGTGGGTTAATAAATGTAGTGGAGCTGGCACCATAGAATTAATCATCAATGATAAGAACGGAGAAAGTAAGTACTTATATCCATATCGCTTTCCATATACGTCTTATACTGAAGTTTTTCCTAAATTATTTCCGTGGGCAGACTTCATTGCTGATCCAGATTTTTATCAAAGCGAGGATGAAAATTTATGGCTTGAAGAAAACTGCTATTATGATCGAGAGGAGAAACGGTGGATTGTTTGGGGGGATAGCTTTGAAAACTTTCGTAAAAAGCTAGATCCTATGCGTAGTATTAATCATTATAATGAAGTTGCAGAGTATATGTTAATTCTTAGTTTGAATGAATTAGGTAAATCTTTCTTGACAATAGATAATTATGTTACTCAAAGCCAAGTGTATGTATCAGCAAGACCTCAAAATAATACTTTATAA
- a CDS encoding aldo/keto reductase, whose amino-acid sequence MEYATLNTGARMPMLGFGVFQVTDLMQCKQIVLDAIDVGYRLFDTAAVYGNEAAVGEAIAEAIAMGKVKREDLFITSKLWVQDMNAYDVDEGIDQSLRNLGIEYIDLYLLHQAMGDYFSAWRGLEQAYRDGRLMNIGVSNFYPNILTNFCESVDIKPAVNQIELHPYFQQPDALDTMKYYDVVPEAWAPLGGGRYSPFEEKLLQDIAETHDKTVGQVVLRWNIQRGVVVIPKTTHKERMIENINVWDFELSQDEMESISTLDLGYGESRTKHFDPEFVRSVLGVEIHG is encoded by the coding sequence ATGGAATATGCAACCCTCAATACCGGTGCTCGGATGCCAATGTTGGGATTTGGCGTTTTTCAAGTTACTGATTTAATGCAATGTAAACAGATTGTACTTGATGCAATTGATGTAGGCTATCGTTTGTTTGATACAGCAGCTGTATATGGAAACGAAGCGGCCGTAGGTGAAGCTATTGCGGAAGCAATTGCTATGGGCAAAGTAAAACGTGAAGATTTATTTATCACATCCAAGTTGTGGGTGCAAGATATGAATGCCTATGATGTGGATGAGGGGATTGATCAATCGCTAAGGAATTTAGGGATCGAGTATATTGATTTATATTTATTGCATCAAGCCATGGGAGACTATTTTAGTGCTTGGCGTGGATTAGAACAAGCTTATCGTGATGGTCGCTTAATGAATATTGGTGTAAGTAATTTCTATCCTAATATTTTGACGAATTTTTGTGAAAGCGTAGATATAAAGCCAGCAGTAAACCAAATCGAGCTACATCCTTACTTTCAACAACCGGATGCGTTAGATACGATGAAGTATTATGATGTTGTGCCTGAGGCATGGGCACCATTAGGCGGCGGGCGATATAGTCCATTTGAGGAGAAACTCTTACAAGATATTGCAGAGACTCATGACAAAACGGTTGGGCAAGTGGTGTTACGGTGGAATATTCAACGTGGTGTTGTTGTCATACCTAAAACGACTCATAAAGAACGAATGATTGAAAATATAAATGTATGGGATTTTGAACTTTCACAAGATGAGATGGAATCTATTTCAACACTTGATTTGGGATATGGTGAATCTAGAACAAAACATTTTGATCCGGAATTTGTACGATCGGTATTAGGTGTAGAAATTCATGGCTAA
- a CDS encoding basic amino acid ABC transporter substrate-binding protein: protein MFKFKKLTALALVAVAAMGILAGCGNEKGKMTQQEGVLRVGSETTFPPFEFTEGDKYVGFDVDLSEAIAKKLGMKMEFKSMGFDALIPAVQSGDIDMIAAGINATPEREKALEFSDVYFDQGGFITVVRKDNDTIHNMDELANKTVGVQIGTIPVEMAHKIPGTTVKEIDSNANIFMELKAGTIDGAIIDNAVAMYYLKQGADKDLKLVGQPTQSPGIVLGVKKGNTELQQAVNKALKELKEDGTYQKIYDKWFGDYTKK, encoded by the coding sequence ATGTTCAAGTTCAAAAAATTGACTGCCCTCGCCCTCGTAGCTGTAGCGGCAATGGGAATTCTGGCCGGTTGCGGCAACGAAAAAGGTAAAATGACCCAACAGGAAGGTGTGTTACGTGTAGGTTCCGAAACAACGTTCCCGCCGTTTGAATTTACGGAAGGCGATAAATATGTGGGCTTTGACGTTGACCTATCCGAAGCAATCGCTAAAAAACTGGGCATGAAAATGGAATTCAAGTCCATGGGCTTCGACGCTTTGATTCCGGCTGTTCAATCCGGCGATATCGACATGATTGCGGCAGGTATCAACGCTACTCCTGAACGCGAAAAAGCATTGGAATTCTCCGATGTTTACTTTGATCAGGGCGGCTTTATCACGGTCGTACGCAAAGACAACGACACAATTCACAACATGGATGAATTGGCGAATAAAACCGTAGGTGTTCAGATCGGTACCATTCCTGTAGAAATGGCACATAAAATTCCGGGAACGACGGTAAAAGAAATCGATTCCAATGCGAATATCTTCATGGAATTAAAAGCCGGCACCATTGACGGCGCTATCATCGACAACGCGGTTGCCATGTACTACCTGAAACAAGGCGCCGACAAAGACCTTAAACTCGTAGGTCAACCTACACAATCCCCGGGCATCGTACTGGGCGTGAAAAAAGGCAACACCGAACTGCAGCAAGCTGTTAACAAAGCCCTCAAAGAACTTAAAGAAGACGGCACATACCAAAAAATCTACGACAAATGGTTCGGAGATTATACAAAAAAATAA
- a CDS encoding Cof-type HAD-IIB family hydrolase, whose translation MIHSNNLTVQNYIGLTGDKPIRFIVSDVDGTLVNDAKAIAPEVVDAVRAARESGIRVAIASGRAWNEMHNVIDALPCLRYFMCTNGAYVIDKDENKNLFHIAFDKEQTLYLLRKLLAYGVYVEAYVKDQIFGMYPPSRCITPERLTSCICDRGDESADTVSGTSIDENQSISVGDNCNPVNGGLSECETEQSTFFFRPNIRPFILATRTMVCDLPVHMESLDEGPEKIQIFYGDEPMRQRILQDLRDDYQGLAHDGAGRERFYDVLLSSEGNLEFVLPHTTKGTAVEALTKHWNFSPDEVMTIGDSENDLSMLRFAGAGVAMGNANANIKEAARYETTDNNHHGVERAIYSAIAYNEALHKTR comes from the coding sequence ATGATTCACTCAAACAATTTAACGGTTCAAAACTATATTGGCCTCACCGGTGACAAGCCGATCCGATTCATCGTTTCCGATGTGGACGGTACCTTGGTCAATGATGCGAAGGCGATTGCCCCGGAGGTGGTGGACGCTGTTCGTGCCGCCCGTGAAAGCGGTATTCGTGTTGCCATCGCCAGCGGCCGCGCGTGGAATGAAATGCATAATGTTATCGACGCATTGCCCTGCCTGCGGTACTTTATGTGTACCAACGGGGCGTACGTCATTGATAAGGATGAAAATAAAAATTTGTTTCATATCGCCTTCGATAAAGAGCAGACGCTATATTTGTTGCGCAAACTCCTTGCGTACGGCGTGTACGTGGAGGCTTATGTGAAGGACCAAATCTTCGGCATGTATCCTCCGTCGCGTTGTATCACGCCTGAACGGTTAACCTCGTGCATTTGTGATCGTGGTGATGAATCGGCTGACACAGTATCCGGCACATCGATAGACGAGAATCAATCCATATCCGTCGGAGATAATTGCAATCCGGTGAATGGAGGATTGTCGGAATGCGAAACGGAGCAGTCCACGTTCTTTTTCCGACCGAATATCCGGCCTTTTATTCTGGCGACGCGCACCATGGTCTGTGATTTACCGGTCCATATGGAATCCCTTGATGAAGGCCCTGAGAAAATACAGATTTTTTATGGCGATGAACCGATGCGTCAGCGCATTTTACAGGACCTGCGTGACGACTATCAGGGATTGGCTCATGACGGAGCGGGGCGGGAGCGCTTTTACGATGTGCTGTTATCCAGTGAGGGAAATTTAGAATTCGTGTTGCCTCATACGACAAAAGGTACGGCTGTGGAGGCGTTGACAAAGCACTGGAACTTCAGCCCTGACGAAGTGATGACAATCGGCGACAGCGAAAATGATCTGTCCATGTTGCGCTTTGCCGGTGCCGGTGTGGCCATGGGCAATGCAAATGCTAATATAAAAGAAGCGGCCCGCTATGAAACGACGGATAATAACCATCATGGAGTGGAAAGAGCCATCTATTCAGCGATTGCATATAATGAGGCACTTCATAAAACGCGATGA
- a CDS encoding SEL1-like repeat protein: MGQYFTDRLQEVFHMIFTSYDQKAAQEGLRRLELIVNNQNTDSYTTHHSLRSDGPTPAESTELTDQELYTILKNPETRELGDAYALLARVYAGPHFTWEESGFPEDNMRTYQCLHDSIRRHSPIGTLQTLRIAGSITPTVKKDMELSFDDAFNIVYEYAQQGDAYCQYVIGNVFFWRDDRRIDAARTLLEPTDSKWSNRLQRVFQSRNIQDGIAALQGIMTDKALHAKALNAAKFWFNKALDNKLAMFQGNLRNIYIDEGDHDNARRVARTASELGNPTMMLYTGLDCHENGRYEDAFTWFTKGAALGQPECIAELADYYYHFYDAKDLRATIPYDPIKAIGLYRKAAAKNFNDAGYAALQAAFGYIFHIGHLPLDWGLIADLTHTAATKERFVFALPYITYIRLHGLGVSQNTRFAVQSLLRVLEEETRALEKEDRVLFYDITRALTRVALGYAYEKGYVTGTPDLDMAVHYYESSHQYILSHKANCDEEMRSFPVDDEAADRLQAFEEIDGYRLYREGYTESASPARPAPAAWPQFGARLAIDTDDYPWETTLYDWNTIETALQKHQRMMLSFYNHFLSIPNMLRNLNKLEAQPLPNNKYQVRLHGYTETEGQEITYKAVLDIESVRTLLHTIYEDRTIAALSDEWALESEKSQPTWHYVLDVDQEPFLLEEYDDAGAMIQTALQGLNDKQYKQINIRTHDFIGPSYFIFRGNSAHPFRVQLYLKESVRHHIDENGEQQNTPGNAYLFEHYFDNEISLNYWIQKTINTLEIPDLDQWKQLRVPKDLQ, from the coding sequence ATGGGGCAATATTTCACAGACCGCCTGCAAGAGGTCTTCCACATGATTTTTACGTCTTACGATCAAAAGGCCGCTCAAGAGGGGTTGCGCCGGTTGGAGTTAATTGTAAATAATCAAAATACAGACAGTTATACAACGCATCACAGTTTACGAAGTGACGGGCCGACACCTGCGGAGTCAACCGAGTTAACCGATCAGGAATTATATACCATACTGAAAAATCCGGAGACGCGCGAACTCGGTGATGCTTATGCGTTACTGGCCAGAGTCTATGCAGGTCCTCACTTTACATGGGAGGAATCCGGATTTCCCGAGGACAATATGCGTACATACCAATGCCTTCATGACAGCATTCGCCGACATAGTCCTATCGGTACCCTACAGACATTGCGCATTGCCGGCTCTATCACGCCTACGGTAAAAAAGGATATGGAGCTGTCTTTTGATGATGCTTTCAACATCGTATACGAGTACGCCCAGCAAGGCGATGCGTACTGCCAGTACGTCATAGGCAACGTATTTTTCTGGCGCGATGACAGGCGTATCGATGCGGCCAGAACATTACTGGAGCCCACAGATTCAAAGTGGTCTAATCGATTACAGCGGGTCTTTCAGAGTCGCAATATTCAGGACGGTATCGCGGCGCTGCAAGGAATCATGACGGACAAAGCATTACATGCAAAAGCCCTGAATGCGGCGAAGTTCTGGTTCAACAAGGCCTTAGATAATAAACTGGCCATGTTTCAGGGCAATCTAAGGAATATTTACATCGACGAAGGTGACCATGACAATGCACGGCGTGTTGCGCGAACCGCTTCGGAGCTGGGAAACCCGACAATGATGCTCTATACGGGTCTCGACTGTCACGAAAACGGCCGCTACGAAGATGCTTTCACATGGTTTACGAAGGGTGCCGCCTTGGGACAACCGGAGTGCATCGCCGAATTGGCGGACTATTATTACCATTTCTACGATGCGAAAGATCTCCGAGCCACGATTCCCTACGACCCGATTAAAGCCATCGGCCTCTATCGAAAGGCGGCCGCCAAAAACTTCAACGATGCCGGCTATGCGGCGCTGCAGGCGGCCTTCGGATATATCTTTCACATAGGACATCTGCCGTTGGACTGGGGGCTCATTGCGGATTTAACCCATACGGCGGCCACGAAGGAACGGTTCGTCTTCGCCCTGCCCTACATAACCTATATACGGCTGCATGGATTGGGCGTTTCGCAAAATACCCGATTCGCCGTCCAGTCATTGCTGCGCGTCTTGGAGGAGGAAACCCGCGCCCTTGAAAAAGAGGATCGCGTTCTCTTTTACGACATTACCCGCGCCTTGACGCGTGTCGCCCTCGGCTACGCTTATGAAAAAGGATATGTTACGGGCACCCCTGATCTTGATATGGCCGTTCACTATTATGAAAGCTCCCATCAGTACATCCTGTCCCACAAGGCCAATTGCGATGAAGAAATGCGGAGTTTTCCCGTCGATGATGAAGCGGCGGATCGCCTGCAGGCCTTTGAAGAAATTGACGGGTATCGGCTCTACAGGGAAGGTTACACGGAATCCGCGTCGCCCGCACGTCCGGCCCCTGCAGCATGGCCGCAGTTCGGAGCACGCCTTGCCATCGATACGGACGATTATCCTTGGGAGACCACATTATACGATTGGAATACGATTGAGACAGCATTACAGAAACATCAACGCATGATGCTCAGCTTTTACAATCATTTCCTATCCATTCCGAATATGCTCCGCAACCTTAATAAACTGGAGGCACAGCCTCTCCCGAATAACAAGTATCAGGTGCGATTACACGGTTATACAGAAACGGAAGGTCAGGAAATCACCTATAAGGCCGTGCTGGATATCGAATCGGTGCGGACACTTCTACACACGATCTATGAAGATCGCACCATAGCCGCATTATCCGACGAGTGGGCCCTTGAAAGCGAAAAATCGCAACCGACTTGGCATTATGTGCTTGATGTGGATCAGGAACCGTTTCTGCTCGAAGAATACGACGACGCCGGCGCCATGATTCAAACGGCACTGCAAGGTCTCAACGATAAACAGTATAAGCAAATCAACATCCGCACGCATGACTTCATCGGACCGTCGTACTTCATCTTTCGCGGCAATTCCGCTCATCCGTTCAGGGTGCAGCTGTATCTGAAAGAATCCGTACGCCATCACATCGACGAAAACGGTGAACAACAGAATACTCCGGGAAACGCATATCTATTTGAGCACTACTTCGATAACGAAATATCGTTAAACTATTGGATTCAAAAAACCATTAATACGCTGGAAATACCTGACCTTGATCAGTGGAAACAACTGAGAGTTCCTAAAGATTTACAGTAA